From the genome of Nicotiana tabacum cultivar K326 chromosome 17, ASM71507v2, whole genome shotgun sequence:
ggccaatcaattcatgaggttagatgttccAGAGCACAGTCGTGTCCTAGCTTGCACAATCTCTcgatcttctttgtatgagcgcatcagatagcgtcagtatgacgacccccatttttTTGTCCTTAACGACACGGTGTGGCATAGTGGTTCCAAGAAGGTTGCTATTGGAGATGATAGGGTGTtgcggatgtagggtcggatttatgtgcccaatgtggatgggcttcgtgagttgattcttgaggaggcctacaattcgcggtatttcattcattcgggtgccgccaagatgtatcaggatttgaggcagcattattggtggagaaaaatgaagaaggatataatcgtatatgtggctcagtgtctaaattattggaaggtaaagtacgagcatcagaggcctggcgGTTAGATTaccgagtgaaagtgggagcgtattaccatggattttattgttgggctcctacggacttcGAAGAaattcgacgcagtatgggtcattgtagacaggttgaccaagtcggaacatttcattccagtagcagttacctattcttcgaagctgttggcggagatctatattcgcgagatcgttcgtcttcatggtgttctGGGGTCAatcatttctgatcaaggtacgTAGTTCACCTCGCCCTTCTTGAGGtccgtacaacgtgagttaggcacacgatttgagttgagtacatcatttcacccctagaaggacgaacagtccgagcgcaccattcagatattggaggaaatGCTTCGCGCCTGCATTATGGATTTcgagggttcttgggattagttcttgccgcttgtggagtttgcctacaataatagctaccaatcgaatattcagatggatccctatgaggcattatacgggagaCGGTGTCGTTCACCAGTTGATTGGTTTGAGCCGAGAAAGGCTCGGTTGTTGTGtaccgatttggttcaggatgccttgaaaaaggtcaagatgattcaagatcaacttcgcacagcttagtctaggcagaagagttatgccgatcagagagttcgtgatgttgcattcatggttggagagagggtattgctttgggtttcacccatgaaaggtatGATGaggattcggaaagaagggaaagttgagccctaggtatatcggaccctttgagattcttgagagagtgggtgaggtggcctacaagcttccATTGACACCTAGTTTATCATCAAtccacccggtgttccatgtctctatgctctggaagtatcacggtgatccgtatcacatactccctccgttttaatttatatgaACCCATTTATCTggacacgaagtttaagaaaagagagaagacttttaaacttgtggtataaaatgaggcacatatattttgtatggctataaatcattgtataaaggtaaattattttcaaataaggaaataggtcattctttttggcacagactaaaaagaaaataggttcacataaattgaaacggatggagtaatagatttcagctcagtccaattgcacaaggatttgacttatgaggaggagtcgatgGCCATCCTAGCCCAGCAGGTCTAgaagttgagatctaagagttatccttcagttcaattgcagtggagaggtcagccgatcgaggaagTCACGTGGGAGTCTTAGTCCGGCATGCGGAATAGATACCCAAACCTTTTCACAAGTCCAGGTACCCTTCtatgtttgttcgaggacgaatgtttattttagaggtggagaatgtgatgacccgataggtcattttaagTTTTATCCTTTATCTCTGTGTTTAGAGGCCTCGATGAGCCCCACTTAGCGATTctcgatttgcgtacgcagtccgggTTTTATTCCGAAAAATCTTTATgtgagaaattgaagaaaatgtgaattttgccttaaaatgatttgagttgactacgatcaacatttttgtgtaaacggacccggattagtattttgatggTCCCAGTGGGTTCGtgtcatgatttgggacttgagcgtatgcctggaattgaattcgaaagtccctaacttgatttaacgtgatttgtTAAAAACTagcaatttgaaagtttaaagaattcctaagtttgaacGTAAGTTGACTTTGTTACTACCGGGTTCGAATTTTGGTTCCAAAACTTGGTAGAAGTTCATTttactatttatgacttgtccggaaaatttggtgcaaaacggagttgatttgacatgattcagacgtccagttgtaaatttgaaagttcttaagtttcttagaaaatttcatatattttgatgTCTAATTCgtggttctaggtgttattttggtattttgatcatgcgagcgagtttgtatgatgttgttacacttgtgtgcatatttagtttggagcccgggggctcaggtgagtttcggataggttacaGATCAATTTTTAGACTTGGATAGCTGCTGGTTTGCTGATATCTGGTGTCtgtcattttgtgcttcgcgatcgcgaggctactCTCGCAATCGCGAAGGGAAAATTGGGTGGGGGCGTAtttcttcatcgtgaacgcgatgtcTAGGCCGCGAACGTGAAGCACTGGAGGGGTTACCCTTAGCGAACGCGACCAGACTATTGCGAACGCGTAGGGTTAAGGGGACCTAGGAAGGGACATCACTATtactctacgcaaacgcgagccatggctcgcgaacgcgaaggctagggTGGAGAAGCCTTCGTGAACGTGTGAGGAACATCGCGAACACGTAGGCCATTATGGTTggtatgcatcgcgaacgcgtcaggcccttcgtgaacgcgaagaataCCTGATGCCCAGTGAATTAAATATCCCAAAGTCgagatttcttcatttttcaccatCTCCAAATTTGAGCGCGGcctagaggcaattttgaagaggAGTTTCATCTccacttcataggttagtaaaTTTTAattcgttttcttccattttcatcaacacccattaatttttaacttttaatctatgctctttcatggtagaaattagggatttgggtagaatttgggatttttgtaaaattgagatttatacTCTATCACATAACCAGGCTCGGAggtaaatgggtaatcgagttttggtctgaatctcgggttttgaccaagcgggccctgGATCAACAAATCATTAAAGATttaatctttttcactcgtgggtagtttttagggcttattttgaattatttgaactatatttggttagatcgattagtttggaggcgaattttagaggaaTGAGccagttgagctttgatttgattgcggagtgagataagtgttgggtctaaccttgacttgagggaattagaaaATTTGTATCATGTGTTATATGGATTGTGTGAGAAAacaacgtatatgcgaggtgacgagtgtatatacgtcgTTAAGATATTTATTTTCATGTTTCTCGTTATTTCATGACTTATTTTAttccatgccttaattgttacatgctttaattgctttaTATGCCGtaatttgttatttgtcatttaattattcttgtatcGAATTGATCGCCCCTTCCTTGACTCCgtgcttaattgctacttgccttaactgtttTACTTGCACACCTTAATTATCACGTGATTTACTCGTCCtgttatttttgtaatatttgttgcattCCTCTGATTATTATGTGGTTCCTTTATTGCCTTGCACTTATACTCTTTGATTGTAgaaaattcttgtaaattgagttattgGATTGTTTACGTTTATTGAAATtgtttgtggatcgggttgcacggtaCAACGGTTTTTGATatagtggaataagggaggattatgatattgataaaggacgatatggtgggatcgggttgcgcgccgcaacgattTGTATACGTAATACTTggtattgataaatgatgatatggcggaataaagaagaattatgatattgattatgatggtaaggtgggatcgggttgcgcgctacTACGGATTATATACgtgattcttgatattgataaatgatgttatggtgaaataagggagggtTGTGTATGTACGGTgagattgggttgcgcgccgtaaCGAATTGTGTGTATTGTACtcattgttgttattgtgttaGTTTTCAGCATTTGTATATGAAATTACGAGGTCTGTTATTCTGGGTTCTCTGATTATGAGGTTGAGTTCATTTTCATAAATTAACTGTTTTACTTTCATTCATGTTTTCTTTCCATGTTATTATTATCATTagtacaggttattgtaagtggcccgtcttagcctcgtcactacttcatcgaggttaggcttgacacttacagagtacatagggtcggttgtactcatactacactctgaacttcttgtgtagatttcggaGTGGGTCGTAGTAGTGTTCAGTAGATTTGCTCGAATCCAGTCGTTGACAGGGACGTGAGGTACATTTGTACAATATTCACAGCCCTGAAGTACCCTTCCCTCCTATCTTTACTGttttttttctgaatttcaaATTAGTGTATTTTATTCAAACCATGGTTGTAGCActctagatgttcatgtactcgtGAAACCAGTTATTATACTATACTTCAGACTCATATCGTTCCATTGTTAATAAATTGTTAAAAATCGGTAAATTTTCAGTTCACGtcggcttgcttagcaagtagatgttaggcgtcatcatgatCCCGAGATTGGGATTTCGGGCCATGACAAGAGAGAAGACCTACTCATACTAGCGTCACCCCTAGTAGTTTGACTAGTAGTACCAGGTGTAGGTATTagtgtttcaagattatcaggtgACTCAATGTTATCTATAGTATCATCTATACCATAATCTTCTTATAGTcgctcataatctacatttatATATTCAGGTGAACTAACATGTGTAAAGCTAGTAGAAGAATCACCTCTTATTTTTTTACTCTTACTAGTACCACCCCTACCAATACACATTTTTTTAGCTGTTCTAGATATATCCATTAcgcaaattaattttaaaaaaaaattaaattaataattctaaataataaaataaaataaacatcaaAGAAGTGAAAAAGATGGGACGAGTGTAGCGTCAGTCCAGGATACCGCACTAAATTTGatatttgaaaattgaaaaccCACTCACTTCACTTGTAAATTTATAATATCACACTTCAATTGAAATttgataatactatacttcactTGATAATTGTAATTTTATAGCGGATACCTTTAAAAAATTGATAAAACTTGAAATAACACTTAATTGAGAGCAATACAATAATTAAGAAAGAATTAAAGTAGAAGAAGAGAGCAAATtgtgagaaaaaatgaagaagagggaggctatttatagtttttaaaatgttaaagaTGTAATTTATCAATTATTAAGGGTGGAGGCTATTTTTTTAATCGGGTAGGCCAAAGTCGCCATTTTTGTGAAAAGAGCCATAAACGATCTTCCCAGATTTtaaccgttggcaacggtcagatttttttttttaagaaaaacaaagtgtAACAGTTACCGGACTGGAACCGAGTAAAAACCCGATAACCCCTGAACGGGCTAGCCGAGTTCTGGGGCACTGGTAACCAAAAAAAGTCCGACCCCGTCCGGACCAACCCCCTTACACAAGCCAACCTGTCCCGCCCCTTACCGGATCGGGCTAACCCGAGCTGACCCAGGCTGTATTGGGTCGAACCATGTTGTCAAATGGGCTAGCCCGGCCTGTTTAACACCTTTAATTCAGACTTCAAATATTGCAGTGCAGGTGACCCAGCACTGCTACTGTCATTTTCTAATGTATTTGGCACAATTAAGCTGCCTTTGAAACTTTAAGCTGTCAAATCTTACTTCAATCCTTTGGTGGGAAGATTGGGACCAGCAGCTGGAAGAAGTGCACTTTTCATTTTGGACGTCTTAACTTTGATTCTGACACTGCTAGGCAAGTTTTCTTTTCAGTAACTTCAGTACGTCACAATTTGTCTACAACTATGATAGCATAAAACTTACAGATTCAGAACTCACGACTAATATCTTCACCTCAGTATCGTAGATTGATCCTCAGCAGGAAACGTTAGTTGGTCGCTTTGATAGTTCATCACCCATATACTGATTGCATGTTACTAAGTTTGTGCTTTCATAATTTATTTGTCCTAAATAATTGCTATAGACAGTTGGGACAAATGCCTATTTGGTCAAACAACGACATATGTAATGTACactgataaaaaaattaataacttGTGGTAAGCAGATACTATATACGCGGGGCATGACTTTATCACTCGAATGATTCAACAAAAACCTTTTTCTTCTCCTATAAACATTGACTACTGCAAGTTCATTAATAATTATTCCACCAAAGAGAACGGCAACTATCAAAGATGCGCAATGTCCCATTTGCAAATCAGAAGGGATCTAGCCTTCTACCGAGTTCTACGTAATGTCAAAACGTATACTGCAGGTCATCATCTCATCCACATTCTAGAGGTTTCAATTATATCTAGTGAGGAAGCTATCGAACAGGGTGACATAAATAATTCTATATTTTCATTTATGCCAAACAATGTAAAGTACTTCTTTGCCAGCAAACGGAACGTTGAGAGGCATGCAAAATCAACCCGAAGTTTTGTCCCCACCAAAACCCGAGTCCAGAAATCCTGTCTCGTTGAGATGACTTATGTCGGCCCAGAGTTTAATAGTCCAATCATCCTTATCAGACAAGTGAAGTATACCGACAGATGTATTCCAGATCTTACTTTTAGACCGCCTATGCGGGGAAGCCCGCCTGTGAAGTGCTCTGATTGCACCCCCATGAGATACCACAACTACTCGTTCTCCTACATGGTAAATACACATTTCAATGCCAAAAAAAACATCTTTGTGATGTATCACTCTTTTATCAATCCAATAGTTAAAAGAATACCTCTGTGCTTCTTTGCAATCCTCTGTAAACAAGAAGTGCACCGTTGATAAAGTTGATCTAAACTTTCCCCTCCTCCCTGCAAATAAGTTGTGGGAGAATTGAATACATGCAAACCCTTCATAAGATAGACTAGATCATGCAATTTATGTTCCTtcccctcttttttctttttttaccttGGGAGTGGGTGCTCGATCCTATGCCCAAGGAATCCAGATTCTAACTTGGTTAAACCTCTGGCAGTTAACACTTACATTTGAAGATGGATTTTAGGTCGATTTGCCAATTTAGAGCTCATATTTATTACATGTATATGTGACGAAGCAGATCGAattgccaaaaagaagaaataaagaaagaagcaAATTGAAGAAAGCACATTTTTAATATGACTACAAGTTTATTCAAATGAATTAGGATAAAGCTGATCATGGCAGTAATAGTAAAAGGAGAAAAGGAATACTCACTGGAATTACTTGGTCACTCCGGTCAGATAGAAAAGCCTTATAAGCCATCGGTTGGCTTTGGGCTGCTTCACGGAGAGAAATACCTTGAAGATCTCCTAGATGTCTCTCTCGAAGGTCTGGATCTTTAATGACCTATATTAAGCACAAACCGAGACATACAAGTAACTATTTTACTCCAATATGTTTGGTAGTCAGCTTTATATGAGATTACAAACAGCTATAAAACCCTCAACACCTCCCTCTCCCTCCCTCATATCCATGCATATCAGAGAATTGCATCTGTTCCACATTGCTCGTTAACATTGTTAATGAGCTTATATTGCCTCCGGAATCTAAGCTTGACTGAATCAGAAGATAGACTCATACCATAGATCTTGAATATCAACTAACCCTTTCTTGGCCTCTCAAGCATATTTTACCTCATATTATTGCATGTTATTTTCGAGTTAATATCCATCTATGGAACTATGGAAGACCTTCTTACTAAGAGGCTAAGAGCTATATCATACAATTCCTTAGAGCATACAGAGAACATCAATGGACAACAACATATAACAGAATCACTGAACTCTTCTGCTCATGCTCATAACAATCACATtaacaagaaaaagaagtgaagCAACAATAGCTTAGTTGTGATGGCTTCATAGAAAAGGTAAAGCTACATACTAAAATTTCAAGAAAGGGTGAAAGTTAAAAGCAGGAGGAATTCCACAACAAAAGTCTCTAAACAGTTGAAACAGAGCTGATACCACGGGTTGATTACTGGGAAAAACAAGAGTATTCAGGAAAAATATAGTTCGAAAACAAATGATAAAAGAAAGTGATTTTGAAAGTAAAATAGATATCATGAAACAGTTGCTGCAAACTTTCTTCCATATACTAACTAATAAGTTAAAGAACTTGCAGAAGTTTCTCATTTATCGCATTATCCAATTGAGTAACAAAACCAAAAATACACAATCAGACATGATGTGAAAGATGTGATGAATTTGAATTTATATCTCTAGTCTCAATTCTGACAATGCAAATTTATAGTGAATTCATACCTCTAGACCCCCACAACTCCTTGATATTGTCTCTGCTGTCTCATGTGCCCGTTTCAAGTCAGATGAATATATGACAGAGATCCTTGGCTCCCTAGAGAGCCGGGCTGCCACCTTCAAGAAATTAGCTTCAGCCATTGCACCAAAACGccgaaaaagaaaatgaaaaatgaaatgaaataaacaaaagGTTGAAGTTCATATAACTCCCTTAAAAGTTTTTAAGCTGGGAAACTGTAACATCCCAAGTCCCAACCCCCACCCCCCAATCCCCATCATGAAAACAAAGAGAATAAAAAAGGGAAACAGATTATCTCACTTAACTTCTGTTCAACAGCCAACATAGTGATATCTGAGGAGTTGAATCTTTTCACAATCACATTAATATAAGTTCATTACACATATTGTTCATAACGAGGTGAGAAAACATACCTACGGGCTACGCCACTAATGGAGGCAAAGATTGGCAGCAAAAGGATAGACAGAGAGAAGGGGAAACAAATTTGGTACTTAAGCCAAGCGTGAAGCCATAAGACCTTTCTTCTCTTTCAAATTCATGTGTCCATCTCAAAAATTATATGAGGGTGTAGTATACATCCCAACAGTTCAAAGCATTTAAGTGAAATACTAACAAACAAATACTGTCCTACAGTGACTTACCGCCATAGCTTGCTGCCTCCCACTGTCGTTTAATTCGACATCTAAATGCCCCTGTTTAATAGATGAAACAAGTATCAGTTATCGCATCCTCTCGTCATGATCCGTATATTGTTATAGGATTTACCATAAAAGGCCAAATGCTGACAATTTACAAGAAGTTCAAGTGAATACGATTTGTCCCATAGAATCATACACCAACAGGGAGAGTATTACATAACATATTGCACCCAATCGTCAAGGACTTTCAACCACCTTAGGTGTgggtttttgaaatttttctatCTGTGTTTCCTCTGGTTTTACATATGCCATTTTAGCACTATGAGGTTGTACTTTATCATCTTCAATCTTTAAGAAGCATCGCACCATTGACATCTTCCCATTAAAACACCGACACAGTTTATCAAATTGCAGCTATCTGGCTAAAACATGTGTATCTACCCTACAATGAATGGTTCCCCTGTCACAGCTTTTACTGAATGACCTTCAGTCTTCCACCTTTTTCACACCCTTTCTGAGGCAAGTGGGGCTTATGTTTTTCTGGGCGGTGTTCTGGGTGGAATATTGGACATGGCAAAGTACATATCCTTTACATTGCCAATATAATTAGCAAAGTAAGGAATATCTTTTTTGAAAAAATGGAACCATTGTACAAATTTTTAATTCTTCGATAATAAAGAAAGGAAACATTCTACACCTGAAGTGTCAATTGATATAATAATTAACGCAGCTACTGTAGGTTTACAGTTTTCTGCAGGTCATATAAAGAAACTTGAACGATAAAAGTAAAAACACTATACTTCAGTCTAATTAAAAGGTAAATGTactatttttttcacttttatatAAATAAGCAAGGTGATTCCGAGTTGTTCCTCAAAGGAAGTTAATGCTGTGAAGGTCTTTGAAATGAAATTGAATGATT
Proteins encoded in this window:
- the LOC107763739 gene encoding phosphoglycerate mutase-like protein 4 isoform X2; this translates as MEMTSLRTLPNGGSLKPDNLRHSQIGKPVNFCCSKYLQSAAISKHILRPALRFNSVPHLTHVSSTPMADSTSRVVPQPECGGHAKSDNVSPNLTEIIVIRHGETEWNADGRIQGHLDVELNDSGRQQAMAVAARLSREPRISVIYSSDLKRAHETAETISRSCGGLEVIKDPDLRERHLGDLQGISLREAAQSQPMAYKAFLSDRSDQVIPGGGESLDQLYQRCTSCLQRIAKKHRGERVVVVSHGGAIRALHRRASPHRRSKSKIWNTSVGILHLSDKDDWTIKLWADISHLNETGFLDSGFGGDKTSG
- the LOC107763739 gene encoding phosphoglycerate mutase-like protein 4 isoform X1, which codes for MEMTSLRTLPNGGSLKPDNLRHSQIGKPVNFCCSKYLQSAAISKHILRPALRFNSVPHLTHVSSTPMADSTSSVLSRVVPQPECGGHAKSDNVSPNLTEIIVIRHGETEWNADGRIQGHLDVELNDSGRQQAMAVAARLSREPRISVIYSSDLKRAHETAETISRSCGGLEVIKDPDLRERHLGDLQGISLREAAQSQPMAYKAFLSDRSDQVIPGGGESLDQLYQRCTSCLQRIAKKHRGERVVVVSHGGAIRALHRRASPHRRSKSKIWNTSVGILHLSDKDDWTIKLWADISHLNETGFLDSGFGGDKTSG